One region of Camelina sativa cultivar DH55 chromosome 6, Cs, whole genome shotgun sequence genomic DNA includes:
- the LOC109133333 gene encoding uncharacterized protein LOC109133333 produces the protein MWVSHLNRLPTRSRMISWGLQVSPLCCLCAMSDETRDHLLLTCNFSESIWNLVQSRLRLTPLQFRDWESFLSWIKLSTASSLSVLRKIVSQATIYAIWKQRNNVLHNSQVIPPTVVFKTINREIINTIHARNHRRKFKKLLSLWII, from the coding sequence ATGTGGGTATCTCATCTAAACAGACTCCCCACTCGCTCTCGGATGATCTCCTGGGGTCTGCAGGTTTCTCCACTTTGTTGCTTATGTGCAATGAGTGATGAGACTCGAGACCACCTCCTGCTTACTTGTAACTTCAGCGAATCAATTTGGAACCTTGTGCAGTCCAGACTAAGACTTACTCCACTTCAATTTCGAGACTGGGAAAGTTTTCTCTCCTGGATCAAGCTCAGCACGGCCTCTTCTCTGTCGGTGCTCCGGAAAATTGTCTCTCAAGCCACCATCTACGCTATCTGGAAGCAGAGAAACAATGTTCTCCATAATTCTCAAGTCATCCCACCAACTGTTGTTTTCAAGACCATCAACCGAGAGATCATCAACACCATCCATGCTAGAAACCATCGCAGGAAATTCAAAAAACTGTTGAGTCTCTGGATTATCTGA